The Chloroflexia bacterium SDU3-3 sequence CGGGAAGATTCAGCTTCATCAATGCATTAATTGTCTGCTGACTCGGGTCAAGCACATCAATCAACCGCTTGTGCGTGCGGATCTCGAACTGCTCCTGCGAATCCTTGTCAATAAACGCGCTACGAATCACACTGAACTTCTCAACCTTGGTCGGAAGCGGCACCGGGCCAGCTACCAGTGCACCGGTTCGCTCCGCAGC is a genomic window containing:
- the rpsJ gene encoding 30S ribosomal protein S10; the encoded protein is MAKQKVRIRLKAYDHKILDQSARQIVEAAERTGALVAGPVPLPTKVEKFSVIRSAFIDKDSQEQFEIRTHKRLIDVLDPSQQTINALMKLNLPAGVDIEIKL